The following are encoded in a window of Gymnogyps californianus isolate 813 chromosome 21, ASM1813914v2, whole genome shotgun sequence genomic DNA:
- the CDA gene encoding LOW QUALITY PROTEIN: cytidine deaminase (The sequence of the model RefSeq protein was modified relative to this genomic sequence to represent the inferred CDS: inserted 1 base in 1 codon), with amino-acid sequence MLPGVRLHARALSRRGRTACFPGEEIFNRGVSEQGRQXAGMEGGGQRPAPAAPPGRPQGERLQLLLRRSREAKNCAYCPYSRFPVGAALLTAGGEIFSGCNVENACYSLGVCAERTAIQKAISEGHTSFRAMAIASDMGDHFIVPCGACRQVMREFGTDWDIYLTKADGTYTVKRLEELLPLSFGPEDLKKV; translated from the exons ATGCTTCCCGGCGTTCGGCTGCACGCCAGGGCGTTATCCCGGCGGGGCCGGACAGCCTGTTTTCCAGGAGAGGAAATATTTAACCGTGGCGTCAgcgagcagggcaggc gcgcAGGCATGgagggcggcgggcagcgcccggcccccgctgcccccccggGTCGGCCCCAGGGCGAAcgcctgcagctcctgctgcgcCGCAGCCGGGAGGCCAAAAACTGCGCCTATTGCCCCTACAGCCGCTTCCCGGTGGGCGCCGCGCTGCTCACCGCCGGCGGGGAGATCTTCTCCG GGTGCAATGTGGAGAACGCCTGCTACAGCTTGGGAGTGTGCGCCGAGCGCACCGCCATCCAGAAAGCCATCTCCGAGGGGCACACCAGTTTCAGGGCCATGGCCATCGCCAG TGACATGGGGGACCACTTCATCGTGCCCTGCGGCGCCTGCAGACAAGTGATGAGAGAG TTTGGCACGGACTGGGACATCTACCTGACCAAAGCCGACGGCACCTATACCGTcaagaggctggaggagctgctgccgCTCTCCTTCGGCCCCGAGGACCTAAAGAAGGTGTGA
- the FAM43B gene encoding protein FAM43B — MLPWRRSKFVLVENERKCKGKSLGPGLSYAALLAGFLRSCPDLLPDCPLERLGSVFRGKRQKVELNKEDPTYTVRYLGNAVTLHAKGEGCTEEAVGKIWAKSDAGAGGAKMKLTLGPQGIRMTPCEKGARRPGHAYLLHRITYCAADRRHPKVFAWVYRHQVKNKAVVLRCHAVLVSKADKARAMALLLYQTSASAFNEFKRLKRQNDFRHVQQQLLGDAIVPLVPLRRLLNAKCPYRPPAERARCAPRLSSILEEEEEEAFGTGAPRGDGGPGERAAVLRLAREMRGCSLRGPRPPAC; from the coding sequence ATGCTACCCTGGCGCCGGAGCAAGTTCGTGCTGGTGGAAAACGAACGTAAGTGCAAAGGCAAGAGCCTGGGGCCGGGGCTGAGCTATGCCGCGTTGCTGGCCGGCTTCCTGCGCTCCTGCCCGGACCTCCTGCCCGACTGCCCGCTCGAGCGGCTGGGCAGCGTCTTCCGCGGCAAACGCCAGAAAGTGGAGCTGAATAAGGAGGACCCGACGTACACGGTGCGGTACCTGGGCAACGCCGTCACCCTGCACGCCAAGGGCGAGGGCTGCACGGAGGAGGCGGTGGGCAAGATCTGGGCGAAGAGCGacgccggggccggcggggccaAGATGAAGCTGACGTTGGGACCCCAAGGCATCCGTATGACCCCCTGCGAGAAGGGAGCCCGCCGGCCGGGCCACGCGTACCTCCTGCACCGCATCACCTACTGCGCCGCCGACCGCCGGCACCCCAAGGTCTTCGCCTGGGTTTACCGGCACCAGGTGAAGAACAAGGCGGTGGTGCTGCGCTGCCACGCCGTCCTGGTCTCCAAAGCCGACAAGGCGCGCGCCATGGCCCTGCTCCTCTACCAGACCTCCGCCTCCGCCTTCAACGAGTTCAAGCGCCTCAAGAGACAGAACGATTTCCGCCAcgtccagcagcagctcctgggcgACGCCATCGTCCCCTTGGTGCCCCTCCGCAGGCTCCTCAACGCCAAGTGTCCCTACCGCCCGCCCGCCGAGAGGGCCCGCTGCGCCCCACGCCTCAGCTCCatcctggaggaggaggaggaggaggcctTCGGCACCGGGGCACCCCGGGGTGACGGCGGCCCCGGCGAGCGTGCCGCCGTGCTGCGCCTGGCCAGGGAGATGCGGGGGTGCAGCCTGCGCGGTCCCCGGCCCCCGGCGTGCTGA
- the MUL1 gene encoding mitochondrial ubiquitin ligase activator of NFKB 1 codes for MEGGGRPSAAQAALLAASTALTALVYSVYRQKARVARGLEGARRVRLDGDLRAVLLEAPGRCVPYAVIEGVVRSVKETLSSQFVENCKGVVQRLTLQEHKMVWNRTTHLWNDYEKIIHQRTNTTPFDLVPQEEGAGVAVRVMKPLDAAELSLETVYEKFHPSVQSFTDVIGHYISGERPKGIQETEQMLKVGTALTGVGELVLDNTTIKLQPPKQGMPYYLSGVDFDTLLQKQESNVRFWKILTVVFGFATCAVLFFILRKQYRHHRERRHLKQMQDEFRQAQERLMREMNAEGGETLKNACVVCLSNTKSCVFLECGHVCSCNECYGALPEPKRCPICRQAISRVVPLYNS; via the exons ATggagggcggcgggcggccctCGGCCGCGCAGGCCGCGCTGCTGGCCGCCAGCACCGCCCTCACAGCCCTGGTCTACTCCGTCTACCGGCAGAAGGCCCGCGTCGCCCGCGGCCTCGAG GGCGCCAGGAGGGTCCGGCTGGATGGGGACCTGCGGGCGGTGCTGCTGGAGGCGCCGGGGCGCTGCGTCCCCTACGCGGTCATCGAAG GCGTGGTGCGGTCCGTTAAGGAGACGCTGAGCAGCCAGTTTGTGGAGAACTGCAAGGGCGTCGTTCAGAGGCTGACGCTGCAGGAGCATAAGATGGTGTGGAACCGAACAACCCACCTCTG gaaCGACTACGAGAAGATCATCCACCAGAGAACCAACACCACCCCCTTCGACCTGGTCCCTCAGGAGGAAGGCGCCGGCGTCGCCGTCAGGGTGATGAAGCCGCTGGACGCCGCCGAGCTCAGCCTGGAGACGGTGTACGAGAAATTTCATCCCTCCGTCCAGTCCTTCACCGACGTCATCGGCCACTACATCAGCGGAGAGCGCCCGAAGGGCATTCAGGAGACGGAGCAGATGCTGAAGGTGGGCACGGCGCTGACGGGGGTGGGAGAGCTGGTCCTGGATAACACCACCATCAAGCTGCAGCCCCCGAAGCAGGGCATGCCCTACTACCTGAGCGGCGTGGATTTCGACACCTTGCTGCAGAAACAAGAATCGAACGTCCGGTTTTGGAAAATCCTGACCGTCGTTTTTGGCTTCGCCACCTGCGCCGTCCTCTTCTTCATCCTACGGAAGCAATACCGGCATCACCGAGAGAGGCGGCACCTCAAGCAAATGCAGGATGAATTCCGGCAGGCCCAGGAGCGCCTGATGCGCGAAATGAACGCGGAGGGCGGAGAGACGCTCAAAAACGCCTGCGTCGTCTGCTTGAGCAACACCAAATCCTGCGTCTTCCTGGAGTGCGGGCACGTTTGCTCTTGCAACGAGTGCTACGGGGCTCTCCCCGAACCCAAGAGGTGCCCGATCTGCAGGCAGGCCATCTCCAGGGTGGTTCCCTTGTACAACAGTTAA
- the CAMK2N1 gene encoding calcium/calmodulin-dependent protein kinase II inhibitor 1 — MSEGPPYGEGQLAGDAAVGQLPFPVRLRGPDGLLAGGQGKRPPKLGQIGRSKRVVIEDDRIDDVLQNLSEKAPPGV, encoded by the exons atGTCGGAGGGGCCGCCCTACGGCGAGGGGCAGCTGGCGGGGGACGCGGCCGTGGGGCAGCTCCCCTTCCCCGTCCGCCTCCGCGGCCCCGACGGCCTCCTCGCCGGTGGGCAAGGCAAGCGGCCGCCCAAGCTGGGGCAGATCGGCCGCAGCAAGAGAG tggTTATTGAAGATGATAGAATTGATGATGTGCTGCAAAATCTCTCAGAAAAGGCCCCTCCCGGTGTTTAA